A region from the Chitinophaga sp. Cy-1792 genome encodes:
- a CDS encoding helix-turn-helix transcriptional regulator: MKDRARLNEILLQQHFVDAADETALHNAILVAQMYAQVENAISVLSDMKENRSYIYTGGAGEELGIPAHREAKVIDSIWEEEIFSRIRPADLLEKYSLEHQYFQFLKSIPVAERSAWQVQSRMQMRGKTGAFVPVQHRIFYLSSTIHGTVQLALCLYNIGSVHTEHPGYHGAIINTRTGKLVPVDDPEGNEFLTRRELAVLKLIKDGKRSREIADILSISLFTVNRHRQNILEKLHVSNSMEACRIAESILLI, translated from the coding sequence ATGAAGGACAGAGCGCGCCTGAACGAAATACTTTTGCAACAGCACTTTGTTGATGCCGCAGATGAAACGGCCCTGCATAATGCCATCCTGGTAGCACAAATGTATGCGCAGGTAGAAAATGCCATCAGTGTTTTAAGTGACATGAAGGAAAACCGAAGCTACATCTATACCGGTGGTGCAGGAGAGGAGCTGGGAATACCTGCCCACAGGGAAGCGAAAGTCATTGACTCCATCTGGGAAGAGGAAATCTTCAGCAGGATACGGCCTGCCGACCTGCTGGAAAAATATTCGCTGGAGCACCAGTATTTTCAATTCCTTAAAAGTATACCTGTGGCAGAAAGGTCGGCCTGGCAAGTGCAGAGCCGTATGCAGATGCGCGGTAAAACAGGGGCTTTTGTACCGGTACAGCACAGAATATTTTATCTCAGCAGTACCATCCATGGTACGGTACAACTGGCATTATGTCTCTATAATATTGGGTCTGTTCATACGGAGCATCCGGGGTACCACGGCGCCATCATTAATACCCGTACCGGGAAGCTGGTACCGGTGGATGACCCGGAAGGAAATGAATTCCTTACCAGGCGGGAACTGGCGGTTCTGAAACTGATAAAGGATGGTAAACGTAGCCGGGAAATTGCAGACATATTATCTATCAGTCTCTTTACCGTCAATCGTCACCGG
- a CDS encoding DUF1349 domain-containing protein — MKKFLLTALTLSALQTVYAQTLEKMQWFNEPSKWEVKNNALSMSVTPQTDYWRISHYGFTVDDAPFYYATYGGEFEVKVKLTGAYKSRFDQMGLMIRADQENYIKTGIEFYDGKFNVSTVVTHHTSDWSVLPLEKTPPFIWVKAVRRLDAIEIYYSYDDKNYIMTRNAPMKDNQPLMVGLMAASPDGDGFHAVFESFSVKHLPDARRLQWLKNNAAQ; from the coding sequence ATGAAGAAATTTTTGTTGACAGCGCTGACGTTATCAGCATTGCAGACGGTATATGCCCAGACTTTAGAAAAGATGCAATGGTTTAACGAACCGTCAAAATGGGAGGTAAAAAACAATGCACTTTCTATGTCGGTAACACCACAAACCGACTACTGGCGGATTTCTCACTATGGATTTACCGTTGACGACGCACCGTTTTATTATGCCACCTACGGCGGAGAGTTTGAAGTAAAAGTAAAACTGACGGGTGCCTATAAATCACGTTTCGATCAGATGGGCCTGATGATCAGGGCAGACCAGGAAAACTACATCAAAACAGGTATCGAATTCTATGATGGTAAATTCAATGTAAGCACAGTGGTGACACACCATACAAGCGACTGGAGCGTGCTGCCGCTGGAAAAGACGCCGCCGTTCATTTGGGTAAAGGCAGTACGAAGACTGGATGCCATAGAAATTTACTACTCCTATGACGATAAAAATTATATCATGACCAGGAATGCCCCTATGAAGGATAATCAGCCGCTGATGGTAGGTCTGATGGCAGCCTCGCCGGATGGCGATGGCTTCCATGCGGTATTTGAATCATTTTCTGTAAAGCACCTGCCGGATGCACGCAGGCTGCAATGGTTAAAAAATAACGCAGCGCAGTAA